A section of the Amycolatopsis sp. AA4 genome encodes:
- a CDS encoding NAD(P)H-binding protein: protein MRVLVAGASGFVGRRLCPALTDAGHDVLAMTRRPEHYRGAGEAVRADVADIGSLRDAFKNVEAAYYLVHSLDSTDFRKRDAAAARAFARAAAEAGVRRIVYLGGLGDDADSLSAHLASRREVERLLAETGVPVTVLRAGIVIGHGGTSWELTRQLVERLPAMITPRWVGTRTQPIALADVVRYLTGVLEHPETEGRTFDIGGPEVLTYREMLQRVAAIEGRMLAIVPVPLLSPRLSSYWLSLVTDIDATTGRALIDSMGNEVVVRDDAIRRIFDFEPMGYNDAVLQALGERARQRWTR, encoded by the coding sequence ATGCGCGTACTCGTCGCCGGAGCCTCGGGGTTCGTCGGCAGGCGGTTGTGCCCGGCGCTGACCGACGCCGGGCACGACGTGCTCGCCATGACCCGCCGTCCGGAGCACTACCGCGGCGCGGGCGAGGCGGTCCGCGCCGACGTCGCGGACATCGGTTCCCTGCGGGATGCGTTCAAGAACGTCGAAGCCGCCTACTACCTCGTGCATTCCCTGGACAGCACCGATTTCCGGAAGCGCGACGCCGCCGCGGCCCGCGCGTTCGCCCGCGCGGCGGCGGAAGCGGGAGTGCGCCGGATCGTCTACCTCGGCGGGCTCGGGGACGACGCCGACTCGCTGTCCGCGCATCTGGCCAGCCGCCGCGAGGTCGAACGGCTGCTGGCGGAGACCGGGGTGCCGGTGACCGTGCTGCGCGCGGGGATCGTGATCGGGCACGGCGGGACGTCGTGGGAGCTGACCCGCCAGCTCGTCGAGCGGCTGCCCGCGATGATCACGCCGCGCTGGGTCGGCACGCGCACCCAGCCGATCGCGCTCGCCGACGTCGTCCGCTACCTGACCGGCGTGCTGGAGCATCCGGAGACCGAGGGCCGGACGTTCGACATCGGCGGCCCGGAGGTGCTGACCTACCGGGAGATGCTGCAGCGGGTCGCGGCGATCGAGGGCAGGATGCTGGCGATCGTGCCGGTCCCGCTGCTCTCGCCCCGGCTGTCGTCGTACTGGCTTTCGCTGGTCACCGACATCGACGCGACGACCGGGCGCGCGCTGATCGACTCGATGGGCAACGAGGTCGTCGTCCGCGACGACGCGATCCGCCGGATCTTCGACTTCGAACCGATGGGCTACAACGACGCCGTGCTGCAGGCCTTGGGCGAACGAGCGAGACAGCGGTGGACCAGGTGA
- a CDS encoding MarR family winged helix-turn-helix transcriptional regulator — protein sequence MADQQAAREISLAVRRLLQAGRGMQAALARKLSLRVTDVQALDLVVSSAEPLGPGELGHRLGITSASATVLVDRLAAAGHLARHADPADRRRVHLEATDHAREDVRTALSPLLTEMEAITDRLAPEHVPVILDFLDDVAAAMRAYDRR from the coding sequence GTGGCGGACCAGCAAGCGGCGCGGGAAATCTCCCTGGCGGTGCGGCGGCTGCTGCAAGCGGGCCGGGGCATGCAGGCGGCGCTGGCGCGCAAGCTGTCACTGCGGGTCACCGACGTGCAGGCCCTCGACCTGGTCGTTTCCAGCGCGGAGCCGCTCGGACCGGGCGAGCTGGGCCACCGGCTCGGCATCACCTCCGCGTCCGCGACCGTGCTGGTCGACCGGCTCGCCGCCGCCGGGCACCTGGCCCGCCACGCCGACCCGGCCGACCGGCGGCGCGTCCACCTCGAGGCCACCGACCACGCCCGCGAGGACGTCCGGACCGCGCTCAGCCCGCTGCTCACCGAGATGGAAGCCATCACCGACCGGCTCGCCCCCGAGCACGTCCCGGTCATCCTGGACTTCCTCGACGACGTCGCGGCCGCGATGCGCGCCTACGACCGGCGCTGA
- a CDS encoding VC0807 family protein, whose amino-acid sequence MPSPARMMITTMFLDVGLSVVAYYTANLLGASAYVSLLIGTIVAGLRTVWVAVAQRRLDLFSSFLMLLFGLGLGLSFLTGDPRLLLAKESVTTFCAGVALVGSCVLNRPLAYYAARRFAHSAGGEQQRAFEATAQDATLRRRWYQVSLVWGLGLTADSVLRIVGVYTLPFDTAAACSQALMIVAFGGLIGWTLLTRRRGEQAVQRRS is encoded by the coding sequence ATGCCTTCGCCCGCCCGCATGATGATCACCACGATGTTCCTGGACGTCGGTTTGTCCGTCGTCGCCTACTACACCGCCAACCTGCTCGGCGCGAGTGCTTACGTGTCACTGCTGATCGGCACGATCGTCGCGGGACTGCGGACGGTCTGGGTCGCGGTCGCGCAGCGGCGGCTGGACCTCTTCTCGTCGTTCCTCATGCTGCTTTTCGGCCTGGGCCTCGGGTTGAGCTTCCTCACCGGCGATCCGCGCCTGTTGCTGGCGAAGGAATCGGTGACCACCTTCTGCGCCGGCGTCGCTCTGGTCGGCAGCTGCGTGCTCAACCGCCCGCTCGCGTACTACGCGGCACGGCGCTTCGCGCACTCGGCCGGCGGCGAGCAGCAGCGCGCCTTCGAGGCCACCGCGCAGGACGCGACGTTGCGGCGGCGGTGGTACCAGGTCTCGCTGGTGTGGGGACTTGGGCTGACCGCCGATTCGGTGCTGCGCATCGTCGGCGTGTACACGCTGCCGTTCGATACGGCGGCGGCTTGTTCGCAGGCGTTGATGATCGTCGCGTTCGGGGGGTTGATCGGGTGGACGCTGCTGACCCGGCGGCGGGGCGAGCAGGCGGTTCAGCGCCGGTCGTAG
- a CDS encoding MarR family winged helix-turn-helix transcriptional regulator, with amino-acid sequence MATNSSLSETAAFRLMVLGTDLANDFAEHLRETGLTPKHLGSLAMVEQGLARTQDDIARLMRVSPSLVVRLADQLQQRDLIERERDPANRRKHILTVTEKGHSLLAEMGSRAAAVDAELDARLGPRLGGQLGEALTRLMGRLMADRQRPAPR; translated from the coding sequence GTGGCGACCAACAGCTCCTTGTCCGAGACCGCGGCCTTCCGGCTCATGGTTCTCGGCACCGACCTGGCGAACGATTTCGCCGAGCACCTGCGCGAAACCGGCCTGACGCCCAAGCACCTCGGGTCACTCGCGATGGTCGAGCAGGGTCTCGCGCGGACGCAGGACGACATCGCCCGGCTCATGCGGGTGAGTCCCAGCCTGGTCGTCCGGCTGGCGGACCAGCTGCAGCAGCGCGACCTGATCGAGCGAGAGCGGGACCCGGCCAACCGGCGCAAGCACATCCTCACCGTCACCGAGAAGGGGCACTCCCTGCTGGCCGAGATGGGTTCGCGCGCAGCGGCCGTCGACGCCGAACTGGACGCCCGGCTCGGCCCGCGGCTCGGCGGCCAGCTGGGCGAGGCGCTCACCCGGTTGATGGGCAGGCTGATGGCGGATCGGCAGCGTCCCGCGCCGCGGTGA
- a CDS encoding CPBP family intramembrane glutamic endopeptidase encodes MKTFLKAVTAAGSGLLGASLASKPGSRRFHALTASVAATWFAGARAAGPVSRGRPDVVQPALVGAGAFGVFYGGALVARRIPLLRRAITGVLGHAHHGSTPTVVTTALVTGAAEEVFFRGALYDAFGARDSTVLYVASTTATRNPALVLASAAMGTLFTLQRRWGGGVQAPMLTHVTWSALMIGFLPRLFPPQDSSDGGVGP; translated from the coding sequence GTGAAGACGTTCCTGAAGGCGGTGACCGCGGCGGGTTCCGGGCTCCTGGGCGCGTCTTTGGCCAGCAAACCGGGTTCGCGCCGGTTTCACGCCTTGACCGCCTCAGTGGCGGCGACGTGGTTCGCCGGAGCACGCGCAGCCGGGCCGGTGTCCCGGGGTCGTCCGGACGTCGTGCAGCCGGCGTTGGTGGGCGCGGGCGCGTTCGGGGTGTTTTACGGCGGTGCGCTGGTCGCCCGCCGAATTCCGTTGCTGCGCCGGGCGATCACCGGCGTGCTCGGCCACGCCCACCACGGTTCGACGCCCACCGTGGTGACGACCGCGCTCGTAACCGGTGCCGCGGAAGAGGTTTTCTTCCGCGGCGCGCTTTACGACGCGTTCGGCGCGCGAGACTCGACCGTGCTGTACGTGGCGTCCACGACGGCGACCCGAAACCCGGCTTTGGTGCTGGCGTCCGCGGCCATGGGAACGCTCTTCACGCTGCAACGCCGTTGGGGCGGCGGAGTGCAGGCACCGATGCTGACGCACGTGACCTGGTCCGCGTTGATGATCGGCTTCCTGCCGCGCCTTTTCCCGCCTCAGGACTCCAGCGACGGCGGAGTAGGCCCGTAG
- a CDS encoding FAD-dependent oxidoreductase, whose protein sequence is MARKSSESAPVVVAGGGPGGMVLAYLLGRAGIPVTLLEAHQDFDRDFRGDSLHPYTLELLDRLGLADRLLALPHHKARYFRLHTPAGSITTADYGKLSTRYNYVALMPQARFLDFLAAETSALPDAHVRTGAKVVDLNRDGDGRVTGVRYRDDTGTHDQPAALVVGADGRFSRVRRLADAPARSLGATTDLLWFRLPHRPEDPPDADVDLFFGQHHYVGLLAGTSGWQVGYSLPKGGYAEAREQGVGPIRTFLAEHVPWLADRAELLTDFGQTTLLSVDISRVERWWRPGLLLIGDAAHVISPVGGNGILMAVQDAVAAANHLGRDLSDAALARIQAEREPAIRQVQAQQVRLEQRAARARERGRPAAPPYRLLRLLTGIPGARARAARANAYGPTPPSLES, encoded by the coding sequence ATGGCTAGAAAATCTAGCGAATCCGCTCCCGTGGTCGTCGCGGGCGGCGGTCCCGGCGGGATGGTGCTCGCGTACCTGCTCGGGCGGGCCGGGATCCCGGTGACGCTGCTGGAAGCGCACCAGGACTTCGACCGCGACTTCCGCGGCGATTCGCTGCACCCCTACACCCTCGAACTGCTCGACCGCCTCGGCCTGGCCGACCGGCTGCTCGCCCTGCCGCACCACAAAGCCCGCTACTTCCGGCTCCACACCCCGGCCGGGTCGATCACGACCGCCGACTACGGCAAGCTTTCCACCCGGTACAACTACGTCGCCCTGATGCCGCAGGCGCGGTTCCTCGATTTCCTCGCGGCCGAAACCTCTGCGTTGCCCGATGCGCACGTGCGTACCGGAGCCAAAGTCGTCGACCTGAACCGCGACGGCGACGGGCGCGTCACCGGCGTCCGCTACCGCGACGACACCGGAACTCACGACCAGCCCGCCGCGCTCGTGGTCGGCGCGGACGGCCGGTTTTCCCGGGTCCGCCGCCTCGCGGACGCTCCGGCCCGCTCGCTCGGCGCCACCACCGACCTGCTGTGGTTCCGGCTGCCGCACCGCCCCGAAGACCCGCCGGACGCCGACGTGGACCTCTTCTTCGGGCAGCACCACTACGTCGGCCTGCTCGCCGGGACCAGTGGCTGGCAGGTGGGATACAGCCTACCCAAAGGCGGCTACGCCGAGGCCCGCGAACAGGGGGTCGGTCCGATTAGGACATTCCTTGCCGAGCACGTGCCGTGGCTGGCGGACCGGGCCGAGCTGCTGACCGATTTCGGCCAGACGACCCTGCTGTCGGTCGATATCTCCCGCGTGGAGCGCTGGTGGCGACCGGGATTGCTGCTCATCGGCGACGCCGCGCACGTCATCTCGCCGGTCGGCGGCAACGGGATTCTCATGGCGGTGCAGGACGCCGTCGCCGCGGCCAATCACCTCGGGCGGGATTTGTCCGATGCCGCGCTCGCGCGGATCCAAGCCGAACGCGAGCCCGCGATCCGGCAGGTGCAGGCGCAGCAGGTCCGGCTCGAACAGCGCGCCGCCCGGGCGAGGGAACGCGGTCGTCCCGCCGCTCCGCCGTATCGGCTGCTGCGCCTGCTCACCGGTATTCCGGGTGCGCGGGCCCGCGCCGCTCGCGCCAATGCCTACGGGCCTACTCCGCCGTCGCTGGAGTCCTGA
- a CDS encoding DUF1453 family protein, producing the protein MSGPVEIVLIAAAVGYLMVRRMIGEPAQAKQMLILPAILSVVGLSTLSGDVKTAASLIFLVGTAAISIVLGVLRGASVRISRRDGIAFVRYTPVTVALWVANIVVKVGVNFALDAFDPQDAGGVSNSLLFTLGVGILAEGLVVLYRALRAGHQVMWAQGRDGAPGQTSPLLDNLQRNLAGRPAEWNTQSAHDAGQTRRNLVP; encoded by the coding sequence ATGAGCGGACCCGTGGAGATCGTCCTGATCGCGGCGGCGGTCGGCTACCTGATGGTGCGGCGGATGATCGGCGAACCCGCGCAGGCCAAGCAGATGCTGATCCTGCCCGCGATCCTGTCCGTCGTCGGCCTCAGCACGCTGTCCGGCGACGTGAAAACGGCCGCGTCGCTGATTTTCCTGGTCGGGACGGCGGCGATCAGCATCGTTCTCGGCGTCCTGCGCGGGGCCAGCGTCCGGATTTCCCGGCGCGACGGCATCGCCTTCGTCCGCTACACCCCGGTCACCGTCGCGCTGTGGGTGGCGAACATCGTGGTCAAGGTGGGCGTGAACTTCGCGCTCGACGCGTTCGACCCGCAGGACGCCGGCGGCGTGTCCAACAGCCTGCTGTTCACCCTGGGCGTCGGCATCCTCGCCGAAGGGCTGGTCGTGCTCTACCGCGCGCTGCGCGCCGGGCACCAGGTCATGTGGGCCCAGGGTCGCGACGGCGCGCCCGGGCAGACCTCGCCGCTGCTCGACAACCTCCAGCGCAACCTCGCCGGCCGCCCGGCCGAGTGGAACACTCAGTCCGCGCACGACGCCGGCCAGACGAGGAGGAACCTGGTCCCATGA